TGTGACTGATTACGAAGATCTTTACGCAATACTTTACCGACATTGCTTTTAGGCAATTCATTCATAAACTCAATGATTTTAGGGCGTTTATAGTTAGTCAGCATTTTATTGCAGTGATCAAAAATATCTTGTTCTGTTAATGTTGGGTCCTTACGCACAATGTACACTTTGACGCGCTCGCCAGTAATGTCGCAAGACACGCCCACAGCGGCAGCTTCCAATACCCCTTCGTGCGACACAATTACTTCTTCAATTTCGTTAGGGAACACGTTAAAACCAGACACGTTAATCATGTCTTTTTTGCGATCCACAATTTTAAAGAAACCATTCTCGTCCATGGTGGCAATGTCACCGGTGGCTAGCCAACCATCGATTAACACTTCGTCAGTGGCTTTTTGGCGATTGTAATATCCCTTCATCACTTGTGGGCCTTTAACCCACATCTCACCCGGTTCACCTAATGCCACATCTTCACCATCAGCACCGACTAAACGAATATCGGTTGATGATGCCGGTAAACCAATCGAGCCATTATAGCTTTTTTGGTTATAAGGGCTCATTGTCACTAAAGGTGCACATTCCGTTAAACCATAGCCTTCAAGTAAACGGCTTTTAGTGACTCGCTCCCAATGTTCTGCAACTGGTCGCTGAACTGACATTCCGCCACCAAAGCCCATCTTTAATGCACTGAAATCGAGTTGATCAAATCCTGGAGTATTCAATAATCCGTTAAACAAGGTGTTTACACCTGTAATAACAGTAAAGCGATATTTCGCCAGTTCTTTGACAAAGCCGGCCATGTCTCTTGGATTGGTGATTAATAAGTTGGTGCCGCCAAAAGGTAAAAAGGCTAGGCAGTTGGAGGTTAACGCGTAGATGTGATAAAGCGGTAATGCGGTAATAATCAGCTCTTTACCAATTTCATAGACGTTTTTGGTAACCGCATTGGACTGTTCAAGGTTGGCAACCATATTACGGTGAGTCAGCATGGCACCTTTTGAAGGGCCTGTAGTGCCGCCAGTGTATTGCAAAAAGGCTAAGTCAGAACCGATAACGTCAACCGGTATAAAGGTTTTTTTACTGCCTTTTGCCATGGCGTCATTAAATTTAACCGCATTAGGTAAATCGAACGCTGGCACCAATTTCTTCACGTGCTTAATCGCGCCGTTAACTAATGCGCCTTTAATCAGGCCTAATCGGTCACCCACACCAGTGGTGATAACATGTTTAACATCGGTTTTATCAATGACTGCCTGCAATACATGAGCAAAGTTTTCTAAAATTAATATGCCTTTCGTGCCTGAGTCTTTTAATTGATGTTCTAACTCACGGGCGGTATAGAGTGGATTGACATTCACTACGGTTAATCCCGCAATAAGTGCACCAAATAATGCGATCGGATATTGCAGTGTATTGGGGATCATGATGGCAAACTTATCGCCTTTCACTAAACCTAAGTCTTGCTGTAAATAGGTTGCAAAGTCAGTAGCTTGCTGGGCAAGCTGCGTATAAGTAATGCTAACATCCATGTTGATAAATGCCGTATTCGTGGCATATAACTTGGTATATTTTAAAAACAAATCTGCCAATGAGTTGTATTTATCTGGATCGATTTCAAACTCAACCCCAGGCGGATAACTCTTTTCTAACCAAATCCTTTCCATAATACTGTCCCCAATTATTACAAAATTATCAGCAGCCTACATTACCGGCTGCTGTGATTATTATTGTTATTTTTAACCTACACCCAGCTTTACAACACTTCAAATAAACCTGCAGCACCTTGACCGCCACCAATACACATGCTGATCACGACGTATTTAACACCACGACGTTTACCTTCAATTAACGCGTGCATCACCATACGAGTACCGCTCATGCCATAAGGATGACCAATAGAAATTGCGCCCCCGTCGACGTTTAAACGATCATATGGAATGCCCAATTTTTCGGCACAGTAAATGACCTGAACCGCAAACGCTTCATTGATTTCCCACAAACCAATGTCATCAATATTCAAACTATGACGTTCAAGCAACTTAGGAATAGCAAAAATTGGACCTATGCCCATTTCATCTGGCTCACAACCTACAACCACCATGCCTCGGTAAACACCTAACGGCTTAAGACCGCGTTGCTCAGCGAGTTCTCGTTCCATTACCACAACAGCGGCAGCACCGTCAGACAGTTGCGATGCGTTACCGCCAGTAATTGAGCCGTTATCTTTTACCGCTTTTAAACCCGCTAAGCCTTCAATATTGGTTGAAGGACGGTTACCTTCATCTTGAGTTAAGGTGACTTGTTCTTTAGTGATATCATTGCTGGCTTTATCCATCACCAATTTTGTACACGTAACTGGCACAATTTCGTCATCAAATTTACCTGCAGCTTGTGCATCAGCAGTGCGTTGTTGCGAGATTAATGCATAAGCATCTTGTGCTTCACGCGAGATGCCATAACGATTAGCAACCACTTCGGCGGTATCAAGCATCGGCATATAAATCGCTGGACGATAAGCTTTAACACTTGGGTCGACCGCTCGGTGCATGTTCATTTTATCATTTTGAACCAAGCTGATTGAGTCACAACCGCCAGCAACTACCACGTTGGCGCCATCACAAACAATATAGTTGGCAGCGATAGCAATAGACATTAACCCTGATGAACATTGACGGTCGACAGTCATACCTGGCACAGACACAGGCAGTTTTGCCGCCATTGCCACTTGACGACCAAAGTTCATCCCCTGGTTACCTTGGGTTAGTGCAGCACCAAAAATACAATCTTCAATTTCATTCGGGTCAATACCCGCACGCTCAACGGCTGCATTAACAGCAACTGCAGCTAATGTTGGAGCAGATAAATCATTAAACGCACCGCGGTACGCCTTACCAATGGGGGTTCTCGCTACAGATACAATGACGGCTTCTCTCATAATAATTCCTTGTTTATATGTCTTCTAAGACATGTATTTAATCAGGTTTTGAGGTTGAGCTAAGTATTAGTCATAATCACAAGAACAGTTAACGAAACAGCTCAACCTACATTAGAATCATTTACTGTTGCTGCGATTTCATAAATGCCATCGCCTTGATCACAAACTTCTCGCCTTGTTGAGTACCAGATTTCAACGCTTTTTGATTATCTTGCGCAGTGAGTTTCTCCCAGTTGTCACGCACCGTTTCTGGGGTTTGTGATGCTTTAGGGATAAAACAACCTTCTGTTTCAAAGATACTGGCACTTGAATAACCACCCGCTCCGGCACATAAAATAAAGCGGTTTGGCGCGTGTTCATCACACAAGGTCAACATCCCCGCAGTTACCGCTTCTGGCGCGAAGGCTTTAACGATTTCTTCAGGCATTAAATCTTCAGTCATACGCGTCCCCGCAGTGGGAGCTAGCGCATTGATGTGGATATTATTTTTTGCACCTTCAAGCACTAAGGTATTCATTAACCCAAGCACTGCCATTTTGGCTGCGCCATAATTAGACTGACCAAAATTACCGTACATGCCGCTTGACGATGTGGTCATCACAATACGACCATAATTTTGCTGTTTCATTATTTCCCACACTGCTTTGGTGCAGTTAACCGAGCCCATCACGTGGACATCCATGACTAACTTAAAGTCATCTAAGGTCATTTTAGAAAACGACTTATCGCGCAAAATTCCGGCATTATTGATTAAAATATCAACGCGGCCCCACTTGTCCATGGTTTGTTGCACCATGTCTTGCACTTCGTCAAAATTAGCGACGTTTGCACCATGACTAATGGCTTCACCGCCCATTTCTTCGATTAAACGAACCACATCTTGCGATGCTGCAGAAGATGCGCCGCTTCCATCACGTGCGCCACCTAAATCATTTACCACCACTTTAGCACCACGTCTGGCGAGTTCCAACGCATGAGAGCGACCTAAACCATTACCGGCACCTGTGACTATGGCTACTTGTCCTGCAAAACTGATCGTCATAATGTTTCCTTAACGGTTTTTTTTGATTTTTTATTGTTGTTTTATGTTCATGTGAAGGTGACAAATGATAGAAATCTACTTAACCATTTGCACAGAAATCCACTCAGCCACTAATGCCGGAGTATCAACACCTTCAATTTCAATGGTCACTTCGGTTGATAAACGGAACTGCCCTGGTTTCTTTTCTTCAATTGAAAGAGTTTTAGCGTGTGCTCTAATGCGACTGTTCACGGTAACCGGCTGTAAAAATCTCACTTTATCGAAACCGGCATTCAAGCCCATATAAAAACCGTCAATGATGACACTAAATTCTTCAGCAAAATGTGACAGCATGGAAAGTGACAGGAAGCCATGGGCAATGGTCGAGCCAAAAGGCGTGGCTTTGGCTTTTTCTTCATCTACGTGAATAAACTGATGATCCAGTGTGCAATCCGCAAACTGATTAATCTGATCTTGAGTGATTTGATACCAGCTTGTTGGCTCGGCTTGGAAGCCAATATAGTTTGTGATGTCGTTACGATTGATGACTGTCGGCATTGTTCCCTTTCCTCTTGTACGTTCAGGTACTGTCCATGAATGAAATTTAAGCGATATCTCATGCTAGTTGGGGTGGACACATTAAACAAATGAATAGTTTTAATACCAAGACATTCGCAATATGAATAGTCTAGCGTGTTGAAAGGAAGTAATACGTCAGGGAGATTATAACAAAAACGCATTACCCAATTAATGAGTAATGCGTTAATAATAAAGGATTTATACTAGCTAGAATTGAGAAATTACCTCGCGAATCAAAATCCAACTATAGGCAAAGTCTGACTGGTAATACTCATCTAGGGAATCGACCTACCTATAAATAACTCAGCTCAGTCAGTGATAACCTATGATGACTATGACCAACTTGGACATCATTCAATTTAGGTTAAAACCAGTCGGCTTGCATGTCAAAACTGGTACTGTCAGTACTCATCAACAGAGATGACCACACCGCAATTTTGGGTAATTCAAAGCGATAGAAATACTGCGATGCCTGTAACTTACCTTTATAGAAAAACTCATCAGCTTGATGCGGTTGCTGTGCTAAGGCTTTGGTAGCAACCATACTTTGTTTAAGCCATAACCACGCAATAATCACATGGCCAAACAACTCTAAATACTTAACTGAGTTGGCTAAGGCTAAGTCGATGTTCTTCGTCGCCATGCCGTTGAGCACCGCTTCAGTTGTCAGCGTTAATGTCTCTACCGCTTCGCTTAGCTTCTGGGTATATTCGCTCAAGCTGTCGTATTGTTTGGCTTGCTCAATGGTTTGGGCAATTTCATGCAGGGTAGCTTTATAACCCTGCATCTTATTCATCGGCACTTTACGGGTAATCAAATCTAACGATTGTATTCCCGTGGTGCCTTCATGAATCGGATTTAAACGGTTATCACGATAGAACATCTCAACTGGATGCTCATTGATGTAACCATGCCCGCCCATGACTTGAATAGCATAAGAGTTAGCTTTAGGGCCATATTCAGATGGCCAGGTTTTAATGATTGGGGTTAAAAAGTCTAACAAGGTATGGGCATGTTCACGTTGTTCAACGGTGTCTGCAGTACGCTCATCATCGCTTAATTGAGTCCCATACAACACTAACGCCATTGCCCCTTCGGCATAAGCTTTTTGTGCTAATAACATGCGCTTTACGTCAGCATGTTCAATGATGTTGACCATTGGGGATTGCGGGTCTTTACACGAGGGTAGTCGACCCTGCGGACGGTTTTTAGCGTAATCGACTGAATATTGATAACCGGCCACAGCCAATACCGCACCACTAGTACCCACCATAATGCGAGCTTCATTCATCATGTGGAACATGTACTTTAAACCGCAATGTTCTTCACCGACTAAATAACCAATTGAACCATTTTTCTCACCAAAACTCAGTGCAGTAGACGTTTGCGCGCGGCCACCCATTTTATGAAATAGCCCAGCGAGAGCCACTTCATTGTCTTCACCGACGGAACCATCTTCATTAAGCAAAAACTTAGGTACCACAAATAACGAAATACCTTTAACACCTTTTGGTGCGCCTTGAATTCGTGCTAACACCAAATGAACGATATTCTCGCTTAAATCATGGTCGCCGCCTGAGATATAAATTTTATTGCCAGTAATGCGATAAGTACCGTCGTCCGATTTTACCGCTTTGGTAATTAAGTCGCCTAACGCTGAGCCACTGCCCGGTTCCGTCATGGCCATGGTGCCCATAAAACGGCCTTCACGCATGGGTTTAACCCAAGTGTTAATCAG
The nucleotide sequence above comes from Shewanella sp. Arc9-LZ. Encoded proteins:
- a CDS encoding AMP-binding protein; the protein is MERIWLEKSYPPGVEFEIDPDKYNSLADLFLKYTKLYATNTAFINMDVSITYTQLAQQATDFATYLQQDLGLVKGDKFAIMIPNTLQYPIALFGALIAGLTVVNVNPLYTARELEHQLKDSGTKGILILENFAHVLQAVIDKTDVKHVITTGVGDRLGLIKGALVNGAIKHVKKLVPAFDLPNAVKFNDAMAKGSKKTFIPVDVIGSDLAFLQYTGGTTGPSKGAMLTHRNMVANLEQSNAVTKNVYEIGKELIITALPLYHIYALTSNCLAFLPFGGTNLLITNPRDMAGFVKELAKYRFTVITGVNTLFNGLLNTPGFDQLDFSALKMGFGGGMSVQRPVAEHWERVTKSRLLEGYGLTECAPLVTMSPYNQKSYNGSIGLPASSTDIRLVGADGEDVALGEPGEMWVKGPQVMKGYYNRQKATDEVLIDGWLATGDIATMDENGFFKIVDRKKDMINVSGFNVFPNEIEEVIVSHEGVLEAAAVGVSCDITGERVKVYIVRKDPTLTEQDIFDHCNKMLTNYKRPKIIEFMNELPKSNVGKVLRKDLRNQSQA
- a CDS encoding acetyl-CoA C-acyltransferase, yielding MREAVIVSVARTPIGKAYRGAFNDLSAPTLAAVAVNAAVERAGIDPNEIEDCIFGAALTQGNQGMNFGRQVAMAAKLPVSVPGMTVDRQCSSGLMSIAIAANYIVCDGANVVVAGGCDSISLVQNDKMNMHRAVDPSVKAYRPAIYMPMLDTAEVVANRYGISREAQDAYALISQQRTADAQAAGKFDDEIVPVTCTKLVMDKASNDITKEQVTLTQDEGNRPSTNIEGLAGLKAVKDNGSITGGNASQLSDGAAAVVVMERELAEQRGLKPLGVYRGMVVVGCEPDEMGIGPIFAIPKLLERHSLNIDDIGLWEINEAFAVQVIYCAEKLGIPYDRLNVDGGAISIGHPYGMSGTRMVMHALIEGKRRGVKYVVISMCIGGGQGAAGLFEVL
- a CDS encoding SDR family NAD(P)-dependent oxidoreductase, whose protein sequence is MTISFAGQVAIVTGAGNGLGRSHALELARRGAKVVVNDLGGARDGSGASSAASQDVVRLIEEMGGEAISHGANVANFDEVQDMVQQTMDKWGRVDILINNAGILRDKSFSKMTLDDFKLVMDVHVMGSVNCTKAVWEIMKQQNYGRIVMTTSSSGMYGNFGQSNYGAAKMAVLGLMNTLVLEGAKNNIHINALAPTAGTRMTEDLMPEEIVKAFAPEAVTAGMLTLCDEHAPNRFILCAGAGGYSSASIFETEGCFIPKASQTPETVRDNWEKLTAQDNQKALKSGTQQGEKFVIKAMAFMKSQQQ
- a CDS encoding MaoC family dehydratase — its product is MPTVINRNDITNYIGFQAEPTSWYQITQDQINQFADCTLDHQFIHVDEEKAKATPFGSTIAHGFLSLSMLSHFAEEFSVIIDGFYMGLNAGFDKVRFLQPVTVNSRIRAHAKTLSIEEKKPGQFRLSTEVTIEIEGVDTPALVAEWISVQMVK
- a CDS encoding acyl-CoA dehydrogenase gives rise to the protein MPATLMNERDLEFMLYELFDSEALTSRARYQDHDRQTFNEVVTTAKAIAEKYFLPIRQKLDTHQPTFDGKKVHIIPELKTAIDAVNESGIGAATADYDLGGMQLPPIIASAAASFLSVAGGVGMGYNMLTTANANLLQAHGSQELINTWVKPMREGRFMGTMAMTEPGSGSALGDLITKAVKSDDGTYRITGNKIYISGGDHDLSENIVHLVLARIQGAPKGVKGISLFVVPKFLLNEDGSVGEDNEVALAGLFHKMGGRAQTSTALSFGEKNGSIGYLVGEEHCGLKYMFHMMNEARIMVGTSGAVLAVAGYQYSVDYAKNRPQGRLPSCKDPQSPMVNIIEHADVKRMLLAQKAYAEGAMALVLYGTQLSDDERTADTVEQREHAHTLLDFLTPIIKTWPSEYGPKANSYAIQVMGGHGYINEHPVEMFYRDNRLNPIHEGTTGIQSLDLITRKVPMNKMQGYKATLHEIAQTIEQAKQYDSLSEYTQKLSEAVETLTLTTEAVLNGMATKNIDLALANSVKYLELFGHVIIAWLWLKQSMVATKALAQQPHQADEFFYKGKLQASQYFYRFELPKIAVWSSLLMSTDSTSFDMQADWF